The nucleotide sequence AATGCGTAGGAGGTCTAGATGATCACtgttctgaccttaaagtctatgagaatcATGTTACTCCTTTGCACTGTGATTAACTGTCACAAACTGTTACAACCCTGAGAGCTCATCACGTACTATTTGtgcaaattttcttttaaaatgtttgtcattAAGGTACAGCTTTTTACATAGAAAGAGGTACAGTAAATAAAAGAGTACTGAACATACTGCACTGAAATATGTGTTGTTTGCAGGGCTACTTGCCACAGCAGCCTGGGGAGGCTTTCCTCTGAGCACTCTCTCATTTCAAATAGTTTAGAAAATAGGAGAATCAGATAATCTTAGGTTTGGATATTCAACGttcaaacaaaaggggaaaaaaacaccaaGAACACCTTTGAATTGTCCATGTTGCCTATTTATCACTTAATTCTGCAGATATACCTTAGTGATTGTTCTTGAAAATGGAGTTGATTAACAGAAGTCAGAAAAGAACAGCTTGAAAATATAAACTGTGTTTGCATTCACTAACCTTTTAACCACTTGTCTGCTGCAGCAAGCATTGCATCTTGCTGGGTCTTGTAGAACTCCACTACCCTGGAGACCAACAATTCAAAATTTTGTATAGATATAGAGAAAGATCGCCCTACCTCCCATCTGAGCTAAATTCACAAATGGTTAGGTATAAATAACTTTATATAACTGTCATATGCCCATTACAGAACTGTGCAGATTATGTTATGCTGCCCAGTGCTGTGAGACCTTCAGGTAACAGATCCTAACATTGTTCCAGTTCCCTGTGATGCTAgtaaaccaggtgccagctcttgccaagtttgtaggtgtcagctgagcactgacaaactcatagctggaaaccaaacccttttacctgtttgctagttttgttcaaaataggtattagtcttataagaatgtatttagtgtttagactctatgaaatgcctGTAAGtggctgcatgcattaatctcagtTGTAATGTTCATATCCTATGCTATAAGGAAATAGGTAAGTTTGCtttataattttgaaaatgtttgctctgaacttgtgaacctaTGCACGGGAATCATCCCCCCCATACCCATACCCATTCAGGAGGCCTGTGAAGATTAAACTGGCCATTAAGGAACAGCACAATACAAAGGATTTGGGGGTGGCTCTATCACACCTTGGAACTGCTACATGCAAAGGAGCTATCTCATGGGCTGGAAGGCTAAGTGTAAGAGATAAAAGAGGGTCACAAGAAAATTTTTcattctttgctgtttgaacaCACAGGGCCAGGGACATTAAACTCAGGCAGAGATCCCTTGGGGCTATccctgggtctgccctgaaagacattttgaattgacagattagTACAGCTCTGTGATCTTGAGGAACCATAGATggcaactcatttgtgtatatgtttgcttgctttaacctgtaaataactcttattttttTCCCTAGTTAATGAACCTTTAGGATTGGCTAGAGGTAAGGCAACGATTACGTCACGTaggttgcagaagtcacagaatctgtgacttctggaAACCTCTGTGACATTggggcaccacagcagcccagccacGATGGTAGCAGTCgatcctccagcagcagcccagccgcCGTGGGTGGAAGGGGACCCCCGCAACTGACGAGCTGCCACTGGCAGGGCCCCCCCAAGCTCCCCAACTGCTGCGGGCAGTGGAGGGACTCCAGCAGCTCTCAGCTGCCACAGGTGGTGGGAtgtccccagctcccagccttgcagggcagtgaggggaccCTGGAACTCCACAGCTGCCgtgggccctgccctgcccctccccccccagttccGTGGGCGGACCCTGGCAGCAGCTTAGCCGCTGATGTCAGCAGGCTCCCTCTCAGCCCTGCAGGGTGGTGGGGgatctccccccagctcccagccactgggcagggggccgcagctcccagccgctgcaTGCAGCAGGGCAGTGTGCTGGAACCTCATTTTTTtagggatgtttttagtaaaagtcagggacaggtcacagtttctgtgaatttttgtttattgccctgacctgtccatgacaaaattgtagccttagcTATAGGCATTgtttttggtgtgagatctaaggtacaaattgatctgaggtaagtgactgggagcaacctgaatattttgtgtgtttgtgtgtgtgtgtgtgtcagtaaCCATTTAACACTACGTCcagcttgtctgggtggcaagatagactggagagcccgaagggactgtctgtgaccccatgttatagtgatccaggagttcacatttgttactgggttggtgaaatctaattatagaacataccactagtttggggtgtctgtgcggtttttgacagtctgctctAAGGCAGGCACTCACGGTTGTGAGTCCCTCCAGACAACGTGACACTCCCTTAAACATTATACTCAGAGACATGACAGTAATTAAAAGAGAACCAAACCCCCACAATATAATATATAGAATATAAGTGCATTACCTGTCTACATGTTCCAGGAAACCCTTTTCTCCCCACTGCTGAAGAAGCTGTGCAATCATAAGCTACAGAAATAAAACCTACACAAGTAAATCCCATTCTCTAAACAGGATAGTCAACCACCaaacaaaagcttttaaaaaattatattgatATTAAACATCCTGCAAGGGCAGAGGTCACATCCTTGGACTCCTGGAGCCATCTCTTCCTTCACCTTCAAACCTCTTGATAATACAAAAAGTCCACCAGGAAACAGGCAAAGGGCCATTAGGAAGCTACAGCAGTCCCATGGGGAAATGGAAATATTAGGGAGTCTGAAGGAAAGAGGAATGGATAGGGAAAGACAAATATGGGAATTTGGGAAGGAAAGGGTGGGAAACATATACAGCTTTGAATTAAATACATGTTTATTTCCTTTATTAGTCTCCCCACTTTTATTCTATCTCCATAGTGAAATGGAGGAGCTGAAAAGAGGGTTGGGAGTGCTAATTTAAGCTCTGGAGAAAACTTCAGAGCTGACTGTGAtagcagggagggcagggctCAGGAATGGGTCAATGATGATCTAGTaggtgagggagggaggaggatatATTTCATTCTACCCTAACTCACCCTTTGAGCACTGtctggaagggaaggggcagtAGATAGCAGGCTACTTACACAGCACCAGCAGGGTTCACCAGTTCGCCACACTGCCCTATAAGCACTGCACCAAATAAAAATTCCAAATCCTCTCcatttattctgctgctcttcagggtgggattttcaaaggagcctgaggCCATAGAGCACACAACTCCCGTTGATCCGTAACTCTGTTAAGCCTCAATAACCTATTACATAAAAGTAAAGGGTGTCCTGTATATGGAGCCACGTTGTTTCATATCTAATAGAACACCCTCCAGACAAACCTGGGTCTTCCTCCTTGCGTTGTTCTTTCTTCCCTTGGAAAAATTTGTAATATAAGTTTTCCTGAAAAGCATGCCGAAAAAAATGGCTAGGGATTATAAAAGCCCTTTTGCCCCTCCTCCCAGTTACCATGTTTGagaaaccattttatttttataaacaattcCGGAAACACCTTCCCAATTCTCGGAGATGGCACTTGCCTGCGTGAAAGTGCTGGTGTGCATTGTTGAGACCTGTATATGCAGAATCACTCGGTCAATAAGAGGTTTGGGGCCTGTTAAAAAGCCTATTCTCAACCTATgggaaaagaagaagaacatTACTGCAGAAATATACAGTCCACTAATCCTTGAACATGGCTATCGTCCAAACATCAACTATGGAAAACTGGAACTTTAATGgatctgctccctgtgtgtattcagagtcacATCTGCTAATTCGAGTTGAAAGGGAAGAGATTGGCTTAATaatcatgagattattttttaaaaacgttCTTTGGTTATTTCAATTTGCCTTGTAGTTTCTGCGCTTTTAGGGCATACATGGgtcatatttttaaacttttttttgcaaTCGTAATggctagggaaaaaaaacaagccGAGATTCTCACATCACCACAAGTTTACAAGAGCGAGTCTATCAAATACCAAATCGTGTGAAGTTGGCAACACAGTGTTTACTATATTTACTTCCATTTAGTACTGCTAGTAAATACAGAGAAGAGAATGAACAGGATTGTTTTTGTGTTCATGCACTAAAAGAAGCTTTATTCATATTGTCAAAAACTAAATGACTCCCTGCTTGACTCTGATTCCAGGTCGAATATGCAGTTAGAGGAAAATAAATGGAGTAAGTTTACACATGTCTCTGAATGACAAAGATGGAGCTACATGATATCATTTTTTGTAGGGTCATTTTTCAAAGTGAAACCATATATCCATCATATTACCTTCTTTCTTTATTTCACTAGATTCTCACGGAGAGCTCACAACTCACTAACTGCGAGGCGAGGATTCATGCTGCTTGCTAAGATTCATTAAAAGTAATGTATACTAGAGCCAGAAAATCAGGACGGAGTCAAGGAATTGTGAGGAGTGGAGAGCAGACTTGCAAGTCCTCAGCAAAAGATGGTGGCTGAAGGAAAGGTGTAAAGCTAGAAGAGAAGGTGCCCAGGGAAAGAGCCCTGTTATTCCTTGTGGACTGTAGGAGAGAGGCCGACAACATGCCaaaaaagttctgaaggaatgGTCAGGTAGGGAGAGAAGCCAGTGTTATGAAAGCCAAGGGAGGCGAGAACATCAAGAACCAGAGAGGAGGAGTCTAACGGCCCCATCATGGCCCTCTAGTTTGGGAAAACTGAGGGCAGGTTGTGTGTAAGGACAGGCTGTCATAGGAGACAGAGGCTGCAGAGGCCATCAGAAGGGGAGTATGCTCTGGTGACCATGTATTAatgactctgtgtttgtacagtgcctagcagagcAGGGTTCCACTCTCAGTTGGGCCCTAGGCCCTACcacaataaacatgattaataggTGACTGCCAGGACATGGAGGGAGTGGGAAATGAGCAGGTTGTGAACAGTTGAAGATCTCAGTGCACTTTGCAACAGTGGGCAGCTCACTATTCGCATAttatagatgggaaaaccaaggcacagagaggctgagtgACTAGCCTAAAGTCACAAAGTGAAGGTGCAAACTCAGGACTAGAATCCCATGTCTCTTGATTCAGCAGCCTGTGCTAACCAGCAGGCAACAGTCTGAAACAGACCTTACCCAGAGGAGAGAATTTTAGAGAAAGAGTCAGTCCTGATAACTCGACCATCGACATCCATTGAGAGGAAGGTTGGAGCCCAAGGCTTGAAAGAAAAGAATGAGAGTTTAAAGTTCAAGTAGCTAATAAGGCTTACACTAAGATACACTTTACTTATTACTAACACAGACTTCAGTATTTCTTGACCCAAGGGCTGATGTATCATATGATAAAATCCTGGTTTTGGAGATGCACAACAAGTATCAAAGTCCAGTACCTGAGTGACAAATGATTCTGTTTAGAGTAGCACCCTATTGTGGTGCGATGATAGTGTCACCTGAATGTCAGGAAAGAGTCAATCAGAAATTCCTTTACCTCTAACCCCATGTCTCTGCACACAAATGGTAGGTGCTGGAGTTTCTACCTGGAACTATGATAGGAGGTCAGAGCCAAATACCTAGCTCTCTGTAAAAATACTTTTACTGAGTGGAGGGGAAAATGTTCTTTAATGTTTTCCCTCAGAGGTGCTCCTCAGCTTGCAGTTTCCCTTAGGAGAAATTGGAGGACATCCCTCAGAATTGGGGATTTGGTAAGACCACCCTCCTGAGTTCAGCACATAttctaattcccagagcagaagtTTGGCTACTATATTGACAATTTCTTCATGCTCACATGCTTATAAGAGTTCCACGCAGGCATTCAGTTCTGCTAGCCCAAGTAAACCAGACTTCTCCTCACCCCCGAAAAGGAAGGGGAGAACCTTGttgcagaaagaaaaatattaagcTGTACTCATTCCATTGACGTACTCAGCAGCCATTAGCTGCTAAGGGAGGGGTGTTACTCTCTGTAAAAGCTGATCTTAATCCTGAAGTTATGAACTTAAGTGAGGGCCAAGTCACTGCCCCCACCCAGATCCATGTATGGAGGAGACTCTGCAAGTGTGGATCTGAgcaccctctccctcccactggtGTGTAAGGGAGGGTGTCAGTTGCCTCTGTGGCACTATTCTCCCTATTCCTGAGACCAATCTCCATGGGTTGAGATCTGCacaaggagaaggggtggaggcagggtGGGCTGCATTGGATGAAGGCAGAGATTAGAAAGAAAAGGCAATACAGCCTGTATTACTTCTCCCATGCCTTGCATTCCACTCCCTCTGCAATGGAATGCCCTTTTAAGGGGTATAGGTGTCAGTTCCCGAGGCAGCCCTGGCTCGGAGGCGTCCCTGCAAGCACAGCCCCAAtggaatcaatgggaattttcctcacttaaaaactgaCGAATTTGACGCACTGGAATTGACAAGGACTGATGCAACATGATGGCTGAAGAGGCATGTAATTAAAAATGTCACGACTGAGTGTTTATTAGTAATGCTTTAATTTAATCGGACAGTCTACTAAGTATGAGTAGCATGTAGTTTGAGCCACAACTGTCCAAGCATTCATTCTCTTCTGAACCCAAAGGAATACTGATACCAATTAGTACAAACGACAACTTACTTTAtcaaactgaagaaaataataaGGATCATCTTCTATTACGAggaaattatattgtcttgcaagctaaaaaagaaattaaaaccaaaaatgtaaAGGTTTATTGAAATGTAATAAAACCAGTCCCTATATAATCCCAGTTATTTATATTCATTGCCCTGTACGCTGCGTATTCCGCTGACTCAGCACACAAACATCACATCAAGAGTCATCTTCAAATGCTAAATTTAGCAAGTCATGTAACTGTAAAAGTATGTCAACTGGTAAAATAGCAGCTGTAATTGGGCCAAATTTTGAAAAACTGAGGCCTGGGTTCCATGTGCAATAATGTGCCTATATTTGTGAGCATGGTTTGGACATAGAAAAAGTATGTGTTTCTCACCTACCAGTTTGAATGGCAATTTTGGACACATTTGTATGCATGGACCTTAGATCTCATGCTTTTAATAAATGGCATTTTGAATATTTTCTCCAGCCAGGTGGTTACTTAGCATGTTAGCTTAACTGATTTCTatgtaattttctttaaaaaaaaaaaaaaaaaatgcactgagtgcaagggtgtcaaggttcctcccccactctgaactctagggtacagatgtggggacctgcatgaaaaacctcctaagcttatctttaccagcttaggtcaaaacttccccaaggtacaaaatattccaccctttgtccttggattggccgctaccaccaccaaacaaatactggttactggggaagagctgtttggacacgtctttccccccaaaatacttcccaaaaccttgcaccccactttctggacaaggtttggtaaaaagcctcaccaatttgcctaggtgactacagacccagacccttggatcctaagaacaatgaacaatcctcccaacacttgcaccccccctttcctgggaaatgttggataaaaagcctcaccaatttgcataggtgaccacagacccaaacccttggatctgagaacaatgaaaaagcattcagttttcttacaagaagacttttaataaaaatagaagtaattagaaataagaaatccccccctgtaaaatcaggatggtagataccttacagggtaattagattcaaaacatagagaacccctctaggcaaaaccttaagttacaaaaaagatacacagacagaaatagttattctattcagcacaattcttttctcagccatttaaagaaatcataatctaacacgtacctagctagattacttactaaaagttctaagactccattcctggtctatccctggcaaagacagaatatagacagacccacagacccctttgtttctctccctcctcccagcttttgaaagtatcttgtctcctcattggtcattttggtcaggtgccagcgaggttacctttagcttcttaaccctttacaggtgagaggagctttcccctggccaggagggatttcaaaggggtttacccttccctttatatttatgacaaagggttatattatacattttatttccttgttaTAGAGAACTGCACTTCCAAAATGGGGAGTAGTAAAAACTGCCCTGCATCCCTATGGACACATGATCCTGACAGCTACCTTCACTGTATTGTCAATGAGCACATCTGCCTCCTGTGTCCCTTGCAGTTCTAAGGGGTGGCTTCTACTTCTATCTCATTAGATAGAGTTGGTTTTTATCCTTGCCAGAACTTCTCTTTAGGCTTGTACCAGGGCCCAGTGAATAAACACAACACACAAGTCAGCACAATGGTTGGTATAGCTAAAAAGGACTATAATTTATTATACCTTACTCACTAGATCACCAAATCATGCAGGAAAACCAAGAAGGGAGGACCTGGGAGAAGTGGCAGGGCAGACAAGAGGTTGATATAGTAATGGGGAATGAGATTTTTAGCATTTGCTAAAACATTTGCTATTCAGTTGCTTACAAGATGTGCTGGTTTtgcagtggaattcctcaaacTGAAAACCCCACATTTGTCCATTCCCTAAATGAAAGCTGTTATGCCAGGCTCTCACTGCATACCTGATATATCTCCTTTTTGCGATCAGTAGTCAATGAGGTTCCAGTGGGATTGCCACCATTTGGAATGGTGTACAGGAATTTGGGGATGTTGTTGTGCTTTCTGACATCTTCTGGGCTCCATCTGGAAAGAATTTCTTTCAGGGCTTTTGGAATAATACCATGTTGGTCACTGGGAACATTGATTATGTTGCAACCCAAAGGTCTTAGctatttattttggggggggggggggggggaaggagaaacaaacaaaacaggagaCAAATCTCAGTCACTGAGTCTATAATTCTGAAATTATGATTATGTCTTTGATGTTACAGAACTTCAGCAGTGCAGTATCTTCCCTTAAATCTAGATTGAACTAGATAGTTATAAACGAGTTGCATTGATTTCAAACTTGCTTAGCTCATGATTCAAGGGAAAGTGTCTCTGAACACGTTGTATAACCCTCAGAACGTAATTTGACCCGATCACCTTGTGCTCCCAATATTTAAAACCAGTTATATAAACTCTGATAAGGAACAAGATTGGTCCAAGATAAACTATTACTACATGCCTGCCTATCAGGCACATGGCATCACATCTGTGGAGCCCAGGAGTTCGTTGTGGATTGTATTGCAGTGGGATCCCTCATATTTCAACACTCCAATGCAAAAATACAGATAAGCTTCAGGTCTCTCAACAGtgcaatttcattttttattcatAATCAGAAATGCAGTTTTAGTTGAATTGACAGAACTATAACTTGCTCTCCCCTGACAAAGGGAGGAAGAATAACTGCTCTGAACGGGTATTATATTCAGCAATGGGACTGAGATTTCAGTAATGTTAATGAGTGACATGGGACAATAGCGATGTGtgaagtaatagcaaaaattaaCAAAAGTCCCTGTAGTTTTATTTCTGTGGAATTTCTATTTTTGTACTACTTAGCCCTGTATTTATTAGCTTATAAACAAACTGCTGCTGAAACGACAATACCCTCAATATATGGTCCCATTGCATAATCAAAAGGTATGTCAAAAATATAGTGTACCAAAAAATATTACCCAGATGTCAGTGAAACATTCAGTAAGATAGGATTTACTCTAGCATTTCTCCCAATCTGTAACTATTAAGCATTAAAGGGCTGTATTTAATTGCACAGGGTGCATATTACTGCACAAAAACTAGTGTCATTTAAGAGTTACCTCTCTGACTTGCTCTCactgtctcatatcctgggagcTCACCTGCATATATCTTCTAGGCCCGTCCCCATTTTATCCTATTATAGGCACAGATTACTAAATCGGGTCATTAAATCATTACGAGAGAGGCACACCCAGAACCTAAAATAGGAGGAATCTCACTGATCATGCACTTGCATTTAGACTGACTTTATCAGAAAGATCTCATCTCTACTGTGATTCTATATAGAAACCTAGGGTTAGGGTGAACTAGGCTCCAGAACAAAACATTGTGTCCTGGGACAAACATTTGCAGAGTGTCTAAATTAGCATTTACAACTGTATTAGTTCACCAATGCCAACCAATTTAAGTCAGAAGAGGCTCAAAAACTCTAGTCTGGATGAGGTCTTAGATGCATTTAGCAATAGTGAGGCAGCTCATATGTCTTAAGAATGTAGATTTGTGTCCCAAAGTGATGATCATTGTAACTTTCACAACTTTTCATACCAAAACACTACTCACAGCTGCTAGAGTCCCAGGATAGGTGGGTGCGTCCAAAAGGATGTTGTCTCCAGGGTTAATAAGCATCtcaaacacctacaaaatgggaatCATTTACTTGACAAGACTGTATAATTTTACTGTACATTCTGCATACTGCTGCCTGCTCTAATGGAACTACACATCCTAATTACACATCAGTGTTTCCATCatcatttaattaaatgaaaactcTGCTACGTAAGCAGTGAATGGATTTAAGTTCCACTTTGGAAGCCAAACAGAGAGATACAAGTCAGAGAAGAAGAATGCCAGTTTCACACAGGACAACTCTgtcttctgggaaaaaaaaaaatactgacatTTAACACAATATTCTAACACAATACAAAAGTTTTTCAGTTATAGAAAGGGtcaactgtgtgtgtttgtgtgagagagagagatcagccaATTGAAAACCAACTTACGCAGAACAATATCTAACAAAAACATCTTATTGCACAATAAAAACTACAGTACAGCAACCAACTCTGATTTGATTGCACCACTACATTCCACTACAGGATTCTTAAAAGCATTTGCTATAGAATTATGAAAGTAAATGGAATAAAATGTCTTATGATATTCTCTCTC is from Chelonia mydas isolate rCheMyd1 chromosome 4, rCheMyd1.pri.v2, whole genome shotgun sequence and encodes:
- the LOC102933584 gene encoding kynurenine/alpha-aminoadipate aminotransferase, mitochondrial isoform X1; this translates as MNYSHFITAVSAARKASPIRVLTEMMQKSPPSLISLAGGIPNPNTFPFKMATITTRDGTAVDIGEDLMKRALQYSPSAGIPELLSWLKDLQKSLHNPPTAKYSPDQGQMEICVTTGSQEGLCKVFEMLINPGDNILLDAPTYPGTLAALRPLGCNIINVPSDQHGIIPKALKEILSRWSPEDVRKHNNIPKFLYTIPNGGNPTGTSLTTDRKKEIYQLARQYNFLVIEDDPYYFLQFDKPWAPTFLSMDVDGRVIRTDSFSKILSSGLRIGFLTGPKPLIDRVILHIQVSTMHTSTFTQLMIAQLLQQWGEKGFLEHVDRVVEFYKTQQDAMLAAADKWLKGLADWHAPAAGMFLWIKIKGVSDTQQLIMEKALQKEVLLVPGGAFNIDSSVPSSYVRASFSLSSPAQMDQAFQRLAQKSQLHEETKEKPSVN
- the LOC102933584 gene encoding kynurenine/alpha-aminoadipate aminotransferase, mitochondrial isoform X2, encoding MNYSHFITAVSAARKASPIRVLTEMMQKSPPSLISLAGGIPNPNTFPFKMATITTRDGTAVDIGEDLMKRALQYSPSAGIPELLSWLKDLQKSLHNPPTAKYSPDQGQMEICVTTGSQEGLCKVFEMLINPGDNILLDAPTYPGTLAALRPLGCNIINVPSDQHGIIPKALKEILSRWSPEDVRKHNNIPKFLYTIPNGGNPTGTSLTTDRKKEIYQLARQYNFLVIEDDPYYFLQFDKPWAPTFLSMDVDGRVIRTDSFSKILSSGLRIGFLTGPKPLIDRVILHIQVSTMHTSTFTQLMIAQLLQQWGEKGFLEHVDRVVEFYKTQQDAMLAAADKWLKGLADWHAPAAGMFLWIKIKGVSDTQQLIMEKALQKEVLLVPGGAFNIDSSVPSSYVRASFSLSSPAQMDQAFQRLAELIKEAV